In the genome of Amaranthus tricolor cultivar Red isolate AtriRed21 chromosome 15, ASM2621246v1, whole genome shotgun sequence, one region contains:
- the LOC130801000 gene encoding secreted RxLR effector protein 161-like, with translation MLKKFNQINCKPLATPMALNEKLSKYDGEVKIGTSLYRSLVGSLIYLTNTRPGIVYALSIVSRFMSEPSKAHYAVAKRILRNIKGTKRYRLLYDTEKVNNLIGYSDSNRVGCIDNRKITSGYVFLLDTKAISWSLKKQAIVALSSAEAEYIAAKNALCKVVWLKKILVDLKHKQKEPTTIFYDMSTIAMTKNLVFHGRTKHIEIRRRYIQGLVNKKRLSYNSTGRENNTQASSQNP, from the coding sequence ATGCTCAAGAAGTTCAATCAGATCAACTGCAAGCCACTTGCTACTCCTATGGCACTCAACGAGAAACTTTCCAAATATGATGGAGAAGTAAAAATTGGCACGTCACTCTACCGAAGCCTAGTAGGATCCCTGATTTACCTCACGAACACGAGGCCAGGCATCGTTTATGCATTAAGCATTGTATCTAGGTTCATGAGTGAACCTAGTAAAGCTCACTATGCAGTTGCTAAACGGATTCTCAGAAACATTAAAGGTACAAAAAGGTATAGGCTCTTATATGATACTGAAAAAGTCAATAATCTCATTGGCTACTCAGATAGTAATCGGGTAGGATGTATAGACAACCGGAAAATTACaagtggttatgtcttcctacTTGATACGAAAGCTATCTCATGGTCTCTAAAGAAACAAGCAATAGTAGCATTGTCGTCAGCTgaagcagagtacattgcagcGAAAAACGCATTATGCAAAGTTGTTTGGCTTAAAAAGATATTGGTCGATCTAAAACATAAGCAAAAAGAACCAACCACCATATTCTACGACATGTCAACTATTGCTATGACCAAGAATCTAGTTTTTCATGGGCGAACAAAGCATATTGAGATTCGTCGTCGCTACATTCAAGGGTTAGTCAACAAGAAGAGATTAAGTTACAATTCTACAGGACGGGAGAACAACACGCAAGCATCTTCACAAAACCCAtaa